A genomic window from Massilia sp. METH4 includes:
- the xrtA gene encoding exosortase A, with protein MNTVTISEEARPAAARSANGAPPKVQWWVAAGAVLVPLLAYFDTAASIVAIWERSETFAHGFVIVPIALWLVWRRRAELALLPVRPCWPALAALLFCGAAWMLATLGDVLVVRQYAFAIMIPLAVLAAYGTAIARALVFPLAFLLFGVPVGEGLIEPLIGITANFTVDALRLTGIPVLREGNSFSIPSGDWSVVEACSGLRYLISSVTLGCLYAYLTYRTTWRRVLFVIVALALPIFANGLRAYMIVMIGHSSNMTLAVGVDHLIYGWVFFGLVMLLLFWIGSFWREDGPAPQAVAHAQSHLRPRSASPAQVALAVLGVAGCIGVWPAYGWYIERGNATPPPVELATFAASTPAVAPFTEWEPDFAPASATLRRFYEVDGHKLGFILKYYRDGNGGKLISSMNRLTALRSGWHETGVAIRSENVAGRPLVLRETTLAGPGARFVVWQWYDVGGRRTASNYVGKLLQTKQKFLTGSDDGAALMLFSPYDEDPATARPMLRAFLETHLASIDAVLAANARP; from the coding sequence ATGAATACCGTCACGATCTCCGAAGAAGCGCGCCCGGCCGCGGCGCGCTCCGCGAACGGTGCGCCACCGAAGGTGCAATGGTGGGTCGCCGCCGGCGCGGTGCTGGTCCCGCTGCTGGCTTATTTCGATACCGCCGCATCGATCGTGGCGATCTGGGAACGCTCCGAGACGTTCGCGCACGGCTTCGTGATCGTGCCGATCGCGCTGTGGCTGGTGTGGCGCCGCCGCGCCGAACTGGCCCTGCTGCCGGTGCGCCCCTGCTGGCCGGCGCTGGCGGCGCTGCTGTTCTGCGGCGCGGCCTGGATGCTGGCCACGCTGGGCGACGTACTGGTGGTGCGGCAGTATGCATTCGCGATCATGATTCCGTTGGCGGTGCTGGCCGCGTACGGCACAGCGATCGCCCGCGCACTGGTATTCCCCCTTGCGTTCCTGCTGTTCGGCGTGCCGGTAGGCGAAGGGCTGATCGAGCCGCTGATCGGCATCACGGCCAACTTCACGGTCGACGCGCTGCGCCTGACCGGCATTCCCGTGCTGCGCGAAGGGAACAGCTTCAGCATCCCCAGCGGCGACTGGTCCGTCGTCGAGGCGTGCAGCGGCCTGCGCTACCTCATCTCCTCGGTCACATTGGGCTGCCTGTACGCCTATCTCACGTACCGGACGACCTGGCGCCGCGTGCTGTTCGTCATCGTCGCACTGGCACTGCCGATATTCGCGAACGGCTTGCGCGCCTACATGATCGTGATGATCGGCCACAGCAGCAACATGACGCTCGCCGTCGGCGTCGACCACCTGATCTACGGCTGGGTGTTCTTCGGTCTCGTGATGCTGCTGCTGTTCTGGATCGGCAGCTTCTGGCGCGAGGATGGCCCGGCGCCGCAGGCGGTGGCGCACGCCCAGAGCCACTTGCGGCCGCGCTCCGCTTCGCCAGCGCAAGTGGCATTGGCCGTGCTGGGCGTGGCCGGCTGCATCGGCGTCTGGCCCGCTTATGGCTGGTACATCGAACGCGGCAATGCCACGCCGCCGCCGGTCGAGCTGGCGACGTTCGCCGCAAGCACACCGGCCGTGGCACCGTTCACGGAATGGGAGCCGGACTTCGCTCCCGCCAGCGCGACGCTGCGCCGGTTCTACGAAGTCGATGGGCACAAGCTCGGCTTCATCCTGAAGTACTACCGCGACGGCAACGGCGGCAAACTGATCAGTTCCATGAACCGGCTGACGGCACTGCGCAGCGGCTGGCACGAGACGGGCGTTGCCATTCGCTCGGAAAACGTCGCGGGCCGGCCGCTCGTCCTGCGCGAAACCACGCTGGCGGGGCCGGGCGCCAGGTTCGTGGTGTGGCAATGGTATGACGTCGGCGGCAGGCGGACGGCCAGCAACTATGTGGGGAAATTGTTGCAAACAAAACAAAAATTTCTGACTGGCAGTGACGATGGCGCAGCCCTGATGCTATTCTCGCCATACGATGAGGACCCCGCGACCGCACGGCCCATGCTGCGCGCGTTCCTGGAAACCCATCTCGCCTCGATCGACGCCGTGCTGGCGGCCAACGCGCGACCGTGA
- a CDS encoding TIGR03088 family PEP-CTERM/XrtA system glycosyltransferase, giving the protein MNDAPLIVHLIYRLDFGGLETLMVERINRMPASAYRHAIVCLTGYNPEFATKITRAGVTIHALHKQPGLSLGTHAALWRLLRQLRPAVLHSYNLSAVEYGPAALLAGVPVRVNGAHGRDADDPHGTNRKHNALRRLMVPFYDCCYANSAAMETWNRDVVGVPAHKSRMLANGIDADRFHPGAAGEPALPEGCPFAAGDVIVGTVGRVQAVKDHATLIDAFALLRRQLPQMPLRLAIVGDGPLLEAMREKVAALGLLDAVWLPGARTDIAQILRSLHVFAMSSIAEGTPGSALEAMASGLPVVGTRVGGIPEVVDDGVTGTLVPPSEPVAMAAALARYAASPELAARHGAAGRERVLRKYSMPAMVAAYQGMYDSLCERKIKTRGAVTSCAE; this is encoded by the coding sequence ATGAACGACGCTCCGCTCATCGTCCACCTGATCTACCGGCTCGATTTTGGCGGGCTGGAAACGCTGATGGTGGAACGGATCAACCGCATGCCCGCCAGTGCCTACCGGCATGCGATCGTGTGCCTGACGGGCTACAACCCCGAATTCGCCACCAAGATCACCCGCGCCGGCGTGACGATCCATGCGCTGCACAAGCAGCCGGGTCTCTCCCTGGGCACGCACGCGGCATTGTGGCGCCTGCTGCGGCAGTTGCGGCCCGCCGTGCTGCATTCCTATAACCTGTCCGCCGTCGAGTACGGCCCGGCCGCCTTGCTGGCCGGGGTTCCGGTCCGCGTCAACGGCGCGCATGGCCGCGACGCCGACGACCCGCACGGCACCAATCGCAAGCACAACGCGCTGCGCCGGCTGATGGTGCCGTTCTATGACTGCTGCTATGCGAATTCGGCGGCCATGGAAACGTGGAACCGCGATGTGGTCGGCGTCCCCGCGCACAAGAGCCGCATGCTGGCCAACGGCATCGATGCCGACCGTTTCCACCCGGGGGCGGCGGGCGAACCGGCGCTACCCGAGGGGTGTCCGTTCGCTGCCGGCGATGTGATCGTCGGCACCGTCGGCCGGGTGCAGGCGGTGAAGGATCACGCGACATTGATCGATGCCTTCGCGCTGCTGCGCCGGCAGCTGCCGCAAATGCCGCTCCGGCTCGCGATCGTCGGCGACGGCCCACTGCTGGAAGCGATGAGGGAAAAGGTGGCCGCGCTCGGCCTGCTGGACGCAGTGTGGCTGCCGGGGGCACGGACCGACATCGCCCAGATCCTGCGCAGCCTGCACGTATTTGCCATGTCGTCGATCGCGGAAGGCACGCCCGGTTCCGCGCTGGAGGCGATGGCAAGCGGCTTGCCGGTGGTCGGCACGCGCGTCGGCGGCATCCCCGAAGTGGTCGACGACGGCGTTACGGGAACGCTGGTGCCGCCATCCGAGCCGGTGGCGATGGCGGCCGCGCTGGCTCGCTATGCCGCGTCGCCCGAACTGGCGGCGCGCCACGGTGCCGCCGGCCGCGAACGCGTACTGCGCAAGTACAGCATGCCGGCGATGGTCGCGGCCTACCAGGGCATGTACGACAGCCTGTGCGAACGAAAGATCAAGACGAGAGGGGCGGTGACATCATGTGCGGAATAG
- a CDS encoding XrtA/PEP-CTERM system amidotransferase: MCGIVGMLDTRGRRDIDEALLRRMNDTQFHRGPDEGDIYREPGVGFGHRRLSVIDLALGQQPLGNEDGSVMVCFNGEIYNYRELTAELKTLGHEFRTKSDTEVIVHAWEEWGEACVERFRGMFAFGLWDRNQQVMFLARDHMGVKPMFYTMLPDGLFAFSSELKALRSLPGLPREIDPRAVEDYFAYGYVPEPKTIYKGSFKLAPGYRLLQKVGAPLAVPRRWWDVPFKLHHAMTESDAQGELVERLRDSVKSQLVAEVPLGAFLSGGVDSSAVVAMMAGLNDGAVNTCSIAFRDKAYDESAYAAQVARQYRTDHHVQTVDTDDFGLLDTLSDLYDEPYADSSAIPTYRVCQLARQRVTVALSGDGGDENLAGYRRYRYTMAEERVRGRIPSALRRPLFGTLGRYYPKADWAPRVFRAKSTFESLSRDLVEGYFHGVSIMTDAMRAQLFSDAFRAGLQGYRAIDVMRGHAQNAPTDDPLSMIQYLDMKTYLPGDILTKVDRASMAHALEVRVPLLDHQLVEWISGLSPDLKLKGSEGKYIFKKSMEKYLPHDILYRRKQGFAVPLAAWFRGPLRERVRTSLLGPNLAATGMFNQAFLAEMVEHHQSGRRDYSAPIWTLLMFEAFLKKEMQA, from the coding sequence ATGTGCGGAATAGTGGGAATGCTGGATACGCGGGGCCGGCGCGACATCGACGAAGCGCTGCTGCGACGCATGAACGACACCCAGTTCCACCGCGGCCCCGACGAGGGCGACATCTATCGCGAACCCGGCGTGGGGTTCGGCCATCGCCGGCTGTCCGTCATCGACCTGGCACTCGGCCAGCAGCCGCTCGGCAACGAGGATGGCAGCGTGATGGTGTGCTTCAACGGCGAGATCTACAACTACCGCGAACTGACGGCCGAGCTGAAGACATTGGGCCACGAGTTCCGCACGAAGAGCGACACCGAGGTGATCGTGCATGCGTGGGAAGAGTGGGGCGAAGCCTGCGTCGAACGTTTCCGCGGCATGTTCGCGTTCGGCCTGTGGGACCGGAACCAGCAGGTGATGTTCCTGGCGCGCGACCACATGGGCGTCAAGCCCATGTTCTACACGATGCTGCCGGACGGACTGTTCGCCTTCAGTTCCGAATTGAAGGCGCTGCGCTCGCTGCCGGGCCTGCCGCGCGAGATCGATCCCCGTGCCGTCGAGGACTATTTCGCTTACGGCTACGTGCCCGAACCGAAGACGATCTACAAGGGTTCCTTCAAGCTGGCGCCGGGCTACCGGCTGCTGCAAAAGGTCGGCGCGCCGCTGGCCGTGCCGCGCCGCTGGTGGGACGTGCCGTTCAAGCTGCACCACGCGATGACGGAAAGCGATGCGCAAGGCGAACTTGTCGAGCGGCTGCGCGATTCCGTGAAGAGCCAGCTGGTGGCCGAGGTGCCGCTGGGCGCGTTCCTGTCCGGCGGCGTCGATTCCAGCGCCGTGGTGGCGATGATGGCGGGCCTGAACGACGGCGCCGTCAACACGTGCTCGATCGCGTTCCGCGACAAGGCCTACGACGAATCCGCGTATGCCGCCCAGGTGGCCCGGCAGTACCGCACCGACCACCACGTGCAGACGGTCGACACCGACGACTTCGGGCTGCTCGACACCTTGTCCGACCTGTACGACGAGCCGTATGCCGACAGTTCCGCCATCCCTACCTACCGCGTCTGCCAGCTGGCGCGCCAGCGGGTGACGGTGGCCCTGTCCGGCGACGGCGGCGATGAAAACCTGGCGGGCTACCGCCGTTACCGCTACACGATGGCGGAAGAACGCGTGCGCGGCCGGATTCCGTCCGCGCTGCGGCGCCCGCTGTTCGGCACGCTGGGCCGCTACTATCCGAAGGCCGACTGGGCGCCGCGCGTGTTCCGTGCCAAGAGCACGTTCGAATCGCTGTCGCGCGACCTGGTGGAAGGCTACTTCCATGGCGTGTCGATCATGACCGACGCCATGCGCGCCCAGCTCTTCTCGGATGCGTTCCGCGCCGGCCTGCAGGGCTATCGGGCGATCGACGTGATGCGCGGCCATGCGCAGAACGCGCCGACCGACGATCCGCTGTCGATGATCCAGTACCTGGACATGAAGACCTACCTGCCGGGCGACATCCTGACCAAGGTCGACCGCGCGAGCATGGCCCATGCGCTGGAAGTGCGCGTGCCGCTGCTGGACCACCAGCTCGTGGAATGGATTTCCGGCCTGTCGCCCGACTTGAAGCTGAAGGGCAGCGAAGGCAAGTACATCTTCAAGAAGAGCATGGAGAAATACCTGCCGCACGACATCCTGTACCGTCGCAAGCAGGGCTTCGCGGTACCGCTGGCCGCGTGGTTCCGTGGCCCTTTGCGCGAGCGCGTGCGCACCTCGCTGCTGGGGCCGAACCTGGCGGCCACCGGCATGTTCAACCAGGCTTTCCTGGCCGAGATGGTGGAGCACCACCAGTCCGGCCGCCGCGACTACAGCGCGCCGATCTGGACGCTGCTGATGTTCGAAGCCTTCCTGAAAAAAGAAATGCAGGCGTAA
- a CDS encoding TIGR04063 family PEP-CTERM/XrtA system glycosyltransferase — protein MGTSDMSGIAARPLRILHVLDHSIPLHSGYTFRTRSILQQQRALGWDTHHITSPKHAAANSNSGNSGASGDTHETVDGLGFFRTEPAQGMLARMPVLNQLAVIDRLAARLLQVAQEVQPDILHAHSPALNAVAALRVGRKLGIPVVYEIRAFWEDAAVDHGTSKEWGVRYRLTRAMETWALKRVDAATTICEGLRTEIVGRGIPAQKIEVIPNAVDIADFSVGGERDVALARELGLEGKTVLGFIGSFYAYEGLNVLLDAVPAMLARQSALRVLLVGGGPQEAALREQARTLGIEAQVIFTGRVPHKEVQRYYNLVDVLCYPRLKMRLTDLVTPLKPLEAMAQGRLLAASDVGGHRELIEDGRTGVLFPAGDAAALARRVLALLAAPEQWPRLKEQGRRFVENERNWAASVARYRRVYGNLVAGERA, from the coding sequence ATGGGTACCTCCGACATGTCCGGCATCGCCGCACGGCCCCTCAGGATCCTGCATGTGCTGGATCATTCGATTCCGCTGCACAGCGGCTACACGTTCCGCACCCGCTCGATCCTGCAGCAGCAGCGCGCGCTGGGCTGGGATACCCATCACATCACCAGCCCGAAACACGCGGCGGCAAACAGTAACAGCGGCAACAGCGGCGCCAGCGGCGACACGCACGAAACCGTCGACGGACTGGGCTTCTTCCGCACGGAGCCGGCGCAAGGCATGCTGGCCAGGATGCCGGTGCTGAACCAGCTGGCCGTCATCGACCGCCTGGCGGCACGCCTGCTCCAGGTCGCGCAGGAAGTACAACCCGACATCCTGCATGCCCACTCGCCCGCGCTCAACGCGGTGGCCGCGCTGCGCGTGGGGCGCAAGCTGGGTATCCCGGTCGTATACGAAATCCGCGCCTTCTGGGAAGATGCGGCGGTGGATCACGGCACCAGCAAGGAGTGGGGCGTGCGTTACCGCCTCACGCGTGCCATGGAAACGTGGGCCCTGAAGCGCGTCGATGCGGCCACCACGATTTGCGAGGGATTGCGCACCGAGATCGTCGGCCGCGGCATCCCGGCGCAAAAGATCGAGGTCATTCCGAATGCCGTCGATATCGCCGACTTTTCCGTTGGCGGCGAACGCGACGTGGCGCTGGCACGGGAACTGGGCCTGGAGGGCAAGACGGTCCTCGGCTTCATCGGGTCCTTCTACGCCTACGAGGGCTTGAACGTGCTGCTCGATGCCGTGCCGGCAATGCTGGCGCGGCAGAGCGCGCTGCGCGTGCTGCTGGTCGGCGGTGGTCCGCAGGAGGCGGCGCTGCGCGAGCAAGCCCGGACGCTCGGCATCGAGGCGCAGGTGATCTTCACTGGGCGCGTGCCGCACAAGGAGGTGCAGCGCTACTACAACCTCGTCGATGTGCTGTGCTACCCGCGCCTGAAGATGCGGCTGACCGATCTCGTCACTCCGCTCAAGCCCCTCGAAGCGATGGCGCAGGGCCGTTTGCTGGCCGCCTCGGATGTCGGCGGGCACCGCGAGCTGATCGAGGACGGCCGCACGGGCGTCCTGTTCCCGGCGGGCGACGCGGCGGCGTTGGCACGGCGTGTGCTGGCGCTGCTGGCGGCGCCCGAGCAGTGGCCGCGGCTGAAGGAACAGGGGCGGCGCTTCGTGGAGAACGAGCGCAACTGGGCGGCCAGCGTGGCGCGCTACCGCCGTGTGTACGGCAATCTCGTCGCGGGAGAGCGCGCATGA
- a CDS encoding glycosyltransferase family 4 protein, with amino-acid sequence MTTLSIGLVGPLPPPSGGMANQTLQLAGLLRGEGIEVETVQVNAPYQPAWAGRIKGVRAIVRLLPYLAGLWRTAGRVQVFHVMANSGWSWHLFAAPAIWIARLRGTPVVVNYRGGEAEGFFARARRWVAPSMQRADAVIVPSGFLESVFGKYGFTTQVVPNIVNLERFSSVRDPLPGEGPRLLVARNLEPIYDNAAALRALVLVRERHPGATLVIAGSGPLRSELERLAASLGIANAVTFTGRVDNAAMAGLYRKATVMLNPSLVDNTPNSVLEALACGVPVVSTNVGGVPYLVEDGRTALLVPPQAPEAMAAAVLRLADDPALAASLREAGLRQVQQYTWASVRPRLLAVYQHVLAARAGTSALSQS; translated from the coding sequence ATGACCACACTGTCGATCGGTCTCGTCGGGCCCTTGCCGCCGCCGTCCGGCGGCATGGCGAACCAGACCCTGCAACTGGCCGGCCTGTTGCGCGGGGAGGGCATCGAGGTCGAGACCGTGCAGGTCAATGCGCCGTACCAGCCGGCATGGGCGGGCCGCATCAAGGGCGTGCGCGCGATTGTCCGGCTGCTGCCTTATCTTGCCGGGCTATGGCGCACCGCGGGCCGCGTGCAGGTTTTCCACGTCATGGCGAACTCCGGCTGGTCCTGGCATCTGTTCGCGGCACCGGCCATCTGGATCGCCAGGCTGCGCGGCACGCCGGTCGTCGTGAATTACCGGGGCGGGGAGGCCGAAGGCTTCTTCGCCCGAGCGCGCCGCTGGGTGGCGCCCAGCATGCAGCGCGCCGATGCCGTCATCGTGCCCTCCGGTTTCCTCGAATCCGTCTTCGGCAAATACGGCTTTACCACGCAGGTGGTCCCCAACATCGTCAATCTCGAGCGGTTCTCGTCGGTGCGGGACCCGCTGCCGGGCGAGGGGCCACGCCTGCTGGTCGCGCGCAACCTGGAGCCGATCTACGACAATGCCGCCGCCTTGCGCGCGCTGGTGCTCGTGCGTGAACGGCATCCCGGCGCCACGCTGGTCATTGCCGGTTCCGGGCCGCTGCGGTCCGAGCTGGAGCGGCTGGCGGCAAGCCTGGGGATCGCGAACGCGGTCACGTTCACCGGCCGCGTCGACAATGCGGCGATGGCGGGGCTGTATCGTAAGGCGACCGTGATGCTCAATCCCAGCCTGGTCGACAACACGCCCAATTCCGTGCTCGAGGCGCTGGCCTGCGGCGTGCCCGTCGTCAGCACGAACGTCGGCGGCGTGCCTTACCTGGTGGAAGATGGCCGCACGGCCCTGCTCGTGCCACCTCAGGCACCGGAAGCAATGGCAGCGGCCGTGCTGCGCCTGGCGGACGATCCCGCGCTGGCGGCATCGCTGCGGGAAGCGGGCCTGCGGCAGGTGCAGCAATACACTTGGGCGAGCGTGCGTCCGCGCCTGCTCGCGGTCTATCAACATGTGCTGGCGGCGCGGGCCGGCACCAGCGCGCTCAGTCAGTCATGA
- a CDS encoding AMP-binding protein gives MSIQPNARYRPAPYTALVTNLIFPLHERVKQHRSVAVRKQLEESQYWPEERLRDLQLQRLRRLLVRAGASVPYFRDLFAQLGFDPLRDVQGLDDLARLPLMDKAIIRANVDRLKAEDAVGLARFNTGGSSGEPLIFYIGKERVSHDVAAKWRATRWWNVDIGDPEIVVWGSPIELGAQDRVRAFRDRLLRTHLLPAFEMSAAKLDGFVARIRAHRPRMLFGYPSALSHIARHARDRGQRMDDLGIRVAFVTSERLYDEQRAQISDTFGCPVANGYGGRDAGFIAHQCPAGGMHITAEDIVVEILDADGKPVPRGQAGEIVVTHLATGDFPFIRYRTGDIGVLGTQQCSCGRGLPLLQEIQGRSTDFLVAQDGTVMHGLALVYILRDLPQVQAFKITQESLDLTRVQIVPAVPLDAEALASLRQRVEQGFKARLGAAVAIEVEQVTEIAPEKSGKFRYVVSKVATGSVAA, from the coding sequence ATGAGTATCCAGCCGAATGCCCGCTATCGACCGGCGCCCTATACCGCGCTCGTCACGAACCTGATCTTCCCGCTGCACGAACGCGTCAAGCAGCACCGCAGCGTGGCTGTGCGCAAACAGTTGGAAGAATCGCAGTACTGGCCGGAAGAGCGCCTGCGCGATCTGCAACTGCAGCGGCTGCGCCGGCTGCTGGTGCGTGCCGGCGCTTCGGTACCGTATTTCCGCGACCTGTTCGCGCAACTGGGTTTCGATCCGCTGCGCGATGTGCAGGGCCTGGACGACCTGGCCCGGCTGCCATTGATGGACAAGGCGATCATCCGCGCCAATGTCGACCGGCTGAAGGCGGAAGATGCCGTGGGCCTGGCCCGTTTCAACACCGGCGGCTCCAGTGGCGAGCCGCTGATTTTCTATATCGGCAAGGAGCGCGTCAGCCACGACGTTGCAGCGAAGTGGCGCGCCACGCGGTGGTGGAATGTCGATATCGGCGACCCGGAGATCGTCGTGTGGGGCTCACCGATCGAGCTGGGCGCGCAGGACCGCGTGCGCGCGTTCCGGGACCGGCTGCTGCGCACGCACTTGTTGCCGGCCTTCGAAATGTCGGCGGCCAAGCTCGACGGCTTCGTGGCGCGCATCCGCGCCCACAGGCCGCGCATGCTGTTCGGTTATCCATCCGCGCTCTCGCATATCGCCCGCCACGCGCGCGACCGGGGCCAGCGGATGGATGACCTGGGTATCCGCGTGGCCTTCGTCACTTCCGAACGTCTGTACGACGAACAGCGCGCCCAGATCTCCGACACGTTCGGCTGCCCGGTCGCCAACGGCTATGGCGGCCGGGACGCCGGCTTCATCGCGCACCAGTGTCCGGCGGGCGGCATGCACATCACCGCCGAGGACATCGTCGTCGAAATCCTCGACGCGGATGGCAAGCCGGTGCCACGGGGTCAGGCCGGCGAGATCGTCGTTACCCACCTGGCCACCGGCGACTTCCCGTTCATCCGCTACCGCACCGGCGACATCGGCGTGCTGGGCACGCAGCAGTGCAGCTGCGGGCGCGGCTTGCCGCTGCTGCAGGAGATCCAGGGCCGCAGCACGGACTTCCTGGTGGCGCAGGACGGCACGGTGATGCATGGCCTGGCACTGGTCTACATCCTGCGCGACCTGCCGCAGGTACAGGCATTCAAGATTACCCAGGAGAGCCTCGACCTGACGCGGGTGCAAATCGTGCCGGCTGTTCCGCTCGACGCCGAGGCGCTGGCAAGCCTGCGGCAGCGGGTCGAACAGGGGTTCAAGGCACGCCTCGGTGCCGCCGTGGCGATCGAGGTCGAGCAGGTGACCGAGATCGCCCCGGAAAAATCCGGCAAGTTCCGTTACGTGGTCAGCAAGGTCGCCACCGGGAGCGTCGCCGCATGA
- a CDS encoding putative O-glycosylation ligase, exosortase A system-associated has translation MRDVVITLLVFGSLPYIFKRPSLGMVMWIWISVMNPHTQGWGFAREAPFAAIIAVTTVAAMATNAYRKYRYPLTPVTVTFLVFIAYMCLTASFAIHIDYIMPQLIKVLKIMGMTIVVMMLVRKRKHVEWLVWTVVISIGFYGVKGGIFTLRSGGQYRVWGPIGTFIDGNNEIALALVMTIPLMLYLYTLLANKWAKRAMIASMVLCALASIASYSRGAAIAMVAMLAFLWLKSRNKAMLGALLILCVPVALVFMPEQWHARIDTIDEYEDDMSAMGRINAWWMAYNLANDRLLGGGFEIYDSYVFQLYAPIPEDVHAAHSIYFQALGEHGWGGLAIYLALGILTWLTGTRIIRASAPYAELAWAGNLARMLQVSLLGFAVGGAFLSLLYFDVPYYLMVAMVATQLIVERERKVLVPKPAVNPLAPEPDPPDEKTPEEELRHETA, from the coding sequence ATGAGGGACGTCGTCATCACGTTGCTGGTGTTCGGCTCGCTGCCGTATATCTTCAAGCGTCCTTCGCTCGGCATGGTGATGTGGATCTGGATCAGCGTGATGAACCCGCATACGCAAGGGTGGGGCTTCGCGCGCGAAGCGCCGTTCGCCGCCATCATCGCGGTGACGACGGTGGCCGCGATGGCCACGAACGCGTACCGCAAATACCGCTACCCGCTCACGCCGGTCACCGTTACGTTCCTCGTGTTCATCGCCTACATGTGCCTGACGGCGTCGTTCGCGATCCACATCGACTACATCATGCCGCAATTGATCAAGGTACTGAAGATCATGGGCATGACCATCGTCGTCATGATGCTGGTGCGCAAGCGCAAGCACGTCGAGTGGCTGGTCTGGACCGTGGTGATCTCCATCGGCTTCTACGGCGTCAAGGGCGGCATCTTCACGCTGCGCAGCGGCGGCCAGTACCGCGTGTGGGGGCCGATCGGCACCTTCATCGACGGCAACAACGAAATCGCGCTGGCGCTCGTGATGACGATCCCGCTGATGTTGTACCTGTATACGCTGCTCGCGAACAAATGGGCCAAGCGGGCCATGATCGCGTCGATGGTGCTGTGCGCGCTCGCTTCGATTGCCTCGTACTCGCGCGGCGCCGCGATCGCCATGGTGGCCATGCTCGCCTTCCTGTGGCTGAAGAGCCGCAACAAGGCGATGCTCGGCGCCCTCCTGATCCTGTGCGTGCCGGTGGCCCTGGTCTTCATGCCCGAGCAGTGGCACGCCCGCATCGACACGATCGACGAATACGAGGATGACATGTCCGCGATGGGCCGCATCAACGCCTGGTGGATGGCGTATAACCTGGCCAACGACCGTTTGCTGGGCGGCGGCTTCGAGATCTATGACTCCTACGTGTTCCAGCTGTATGCGCCGATCCCCGAGGACGTGCATGCCGCCCACAGCATCTATTTCCAGGCGCTGGGCGAGCACGGCTGGGGCGGCCTGGCGATCTACCTGGCGCTTGGTATCCTCACCTGGTTGACGGGTACCCGCATCATCCGGGCCTCGGCGCCCTACGCGGAACTGGCCTGGGCCGGCAACCTGGCGCGGATGCTCCAGGTCAGCCTGCTGGGGTTCGCGGTCGGCGGCGCCTTCCTCAGCCTGTTGTATTTCGACGTGCCCTATTACCTGATGGTGGCGATGGTCGCGACCCAGTTGATCGTGGAACGCGAACGCAAGGTGCTGGTGCCGAAACCTGCCGTCAATCCGCTGGCGCCCGAACCCGATCCGCCCGACGAAAAGACCCCCGAAGAAGAGCTTCGCCATGAAACAGCCTGA
- a CDS encoding polysaccharide deacetylase family protein, with amino-acid sequence MKQPDHAADAAPLLEKSLLSLLSPGGRHGLSILIYHRVLPEKDPLFPSEVDAAEFSAQVGMLKSHFNVLPLLEAVRRSKEGTLPPRAAAITFDDGYADNAEVALPILRRHGLHATFFVATGFLNGGRMWNDSVYELVRRAPGGVLDATPLGLGRHALQTLAERRQAIPALIGQLKYLPMAERQRQVDRLVALAGVALPDDLMMTTAQVRKLHAAGMGIGAHTVNHPILARLPDAEAREEIAQGKLALEDMIGAPVHLFAYPNGKPGEDYEARHVAMARDLRFEGAVSTSWGASRRRPDPFQLPRFTPWDRSRLRFVLRMARNLTTSAQLA; translated from the coding sequence ATGAAACAGCCTGACCACGCGGCCGATGCCGCACCCCTGCTGGAGAAAAGCCTGCTGTCGCTGTTGTCGCCAGGCGGGCGGCACGGACTGTCGATCCTCATCTATCACCGCGTGCTGCCCGAAAAGGATCCGCTGTTTCCCAGCGAGGTCGACGCCGCCGAATTCTCCGCCCAGGTCGGCATGCTGAAGTCGCATTTCAATGTGTTGCCCCTGCTGGAAGCGGTACGCCGCTCCAAGGAAGGCACATTGCCCCCGCGCGCGGCCGCCATCACGTTCGACGATGGCTATGCCGACAATGCCGAGGTGGCGCTGCCGATCCTGCGGCGGCACGGCCTGCACGCAACGTTCTTCGTGGCCACGGGTTTCCTGAACGGGGGCAGGATGTGGAACGACAGCGTGTATGAACTGGTGCGGCGCGCACCCGGCGGCGTACTGGACGCCACGCCGCTCGGCCTGGGCAGGCATGCCTTGCAAACGCTGGCCGAGCGCCGGCAGGCCATACCGGCCCTGATCGGCCAGCTGAAATACCTGCCGATGGCCGAACGCCAGCGCCAGGTCGACCGGCTGGTGGCGCTGGCCGGCGTCGCCCTGCCGGACGACCTGATGATGACGACCGCGCAGGTGAGGAAGCTGCATGCCGCGGGCATGGGCATCGGTGCCCATACCGTCAATCATCCGATCCTGGCGCGCCTGCCGGATGCCGAGGCGCGCGAGGAAATCGCGCAAGGCAAGCTGGCGCTGGAAGACATGATCGGCGCCCCCGTGCACCTGTTCGCCTACCCGAACGGCAAGCCGGGCGAGGACTACGAAGCGCGCCATGTCGCGATGGCCCGCGACCTGCGCTTCGAAGGAGCCGTTTCGACGTCGTGGGGGGCGAGCCGGCGGCGGCCGGACCCATTCCAGCTGCCCCGTTTCACGCCGTGGGACCGCAGCCGCCTGCGCTTCGTCCTGCGCATGGCGCGCAACCTGACGACGAGCGCGCAGCTGGCGTAA